In Flavobacterium sp. WV_118_3, one DNA window encodes the following:
- a CDS encoding ABC transporter ATP-binding protein codes for MSSILEVKNVVKQYGDYTALNSVSLKVPKGSIYGLLGPNGAGKTSLIRIINQITMPDSGEVILDGEKLAPHHVQHIGYMPEERGLYKTMKVGEQALYLAQLKGLSKAEAKKQLQYWFEKLEIEGWWNKKIQELSKGMAQKIQFVVTVLHQPKLLIFDEPFSGFDPVNANIIKDEILELKKKGSTIIFSTHRMESVEEMCDDIALIHKSNKLIEGKLIDVKKEHRTNAFEVGILSDNIERLMYELTQQFTLEQTNFKSLNDELKLEVQLGNGTPNALLNILTQNGQVTHFVEKIPSVNDIFIQTVSRK; via the coding sequence ATGAGTTCAATCTTAGAGGTTAAAAACGTTGTCAAGCAATATGGTGACTACACGGCTTTAAACAGCGTTTCTTTAAAAGTTCCCAAAGGAAGTATATACGGACTGTTAGGTCCGAATGGTGCCGGAAAAACATCCCTGATCCGGATTATTAACCAAATTACCATGCCCGATAGTGGCGAGGTTATTCTCGACGGTGAAAAATTAGCACCACACCACGTACAACATATCGGTTATATGCCCGAAGAAAGAGGGTTGTATAAAACCATGAAAGTGGGCGAGCAGGCGTTATACCTGGCACAGTTAAAAGGACTTTCGAAAGCGGAAGCTAAAAAACAACTGCAATATTGGTTCGAAAAACTGGAAATCGAGGGATGGTGGAACAAAAAAATCCAGGAGCTTTCCAAAGGTATGGCGCAGAAAATTCAGTTTGTGGTAACGGTGTTGCACCAACCAAAATTGTTGATTTTTGATGAGCCTTTTTCCGGTTTTGACCCGGTGAATGCCAATATTATCAAAGATGAAATCCTCGAATTAAAGAAAAAAGGATCCACCATTATTTTTTCAACGCACCGTATGGAAAGTGTGGAAGAAATGTGCGACGATATTGCATTGATTCATAAATCGAATAAACTGATCGAAGGAAAATTGATCGATGTAAAAAAAGAACACCGGACCAATGCTTTCGAAGTAGGAATTTTATCCGATAATATCGAACGGCTGATGTACGAACTGACACAACAATTTACGCTGGAGCAAACTAATTTTAAATCACTTAACGACGAATTAAAACTGGAAGTGCAACTCGGAAACGGAACGCCGAATGCGTTGTTAAACATTTTAACCCAAAATGGACAGGTAACCCATTTCGTGGAAAAAATACCAAGTGTAAACGATATTTTTATTCAAACTGTAAGCCGTAAATAA
- a CDS encoding ABC transporter permease, with the protein MSVLSLIIKREFIAKVRNKSFIVMTFLSPLLIVGMSFLIGYLVNMNNAEVKKVAIHDESGIFKKDFKDTEKTVYVDLSAMPLQVAKDTASKSYEGLIYIPKVNNPKELLTKVEYISDDSPSMDFIMSMEEVIDHQLTQNNLKELGFDYDKIEKAKTNASIHLTKFSGEDSIKGLNEIKIVIGSAFGYLIMMFIIIYGNFVMRSVIEEKTNRIIEIIISSVKPFQLMLGKIIGNSLAGLLQFTIWAIVGITLLVGVASFFGVQTGAQASINPEMINAAQQEMGGTVQTYISEIFKLPLGTLVTCFIIYFIGGYFLYSSLYAAIGAAVDSETDSQQFLLPIIMPMMLGVYVGFFTVMNDPHGTVATVFSFIPLTSPIVMLMRIPFDVPWWQLVISITLLFGTFLLVVWFASKIYRVGILMYGKKPTWKELYKWLKY; encoded by the coding sequence ATGAGCGTTTTATCCCTAATCATAAAAAGAGAGTTTATCGCCAAGGTGCGTAATAAATCATTTATCGTGATGACGTTCCTGAGTCCGTTGCTAATCGTGGGAATGTCATTTCTGATTGGCTATTTGGTCAATATGAATAATGCAGAAGTCAAAAAAGTAGCGATACACGACGAATCCGGAATCTTTAAAAAAGATTTCAAGGACACAGAGAAAACCGTATATGTGGATTTGTCGGCAATGCCACTACAGGTCGCAAAAGATACGGCCAGTAAAAGTTACGAAGGATTGATCTACATTCCGAAAGTAAACAACCCAAAAGAATTGCTGACGAAGGTAGAATATATCTCAGACGACAGTCCAAGTATGGATTTTATCATGAGTATGGAAGAAGTAATTGATCATCAGTTAACGCAGAACAACCTGAAAGAACTGGGATTTGATTATGATAAAATCGAAAAAGCCAAAACCAATGCCAGTATTCACCTGACGAAGTTTTCAGGCGAAGATAGTATTAAAGGACTAAACGAGATCAAAATTGTCATTGGTTCGGCCTTTGGCTACCTGATTATGATGTTTATCATCATTTATGGTAACTTTGTAATGCGCAGTGTGATTGAGGAAAAAACCAACCGTATTATCGAAATTATCATTTCGTCGGTAAAACCGTTCCAACTAATGCTTGGTAAAATTATCGGGAATTCACTGGCGGGACTTTTACAGTTTACGATTTGGGCGATTGTGGGGATTACGTTGCTTGTTGGTGTGGCGTCCTTTTTTGGCGTTCAAACCGGAGCGCAGGCTTCGATCAATCCGGAAATGATCAATGCTGCACAACAGGAAATGGGCGGAACTGTTCAAACGTATATCAGCGAGATATTCAAGCTCCCGTTAGGAACATTGGTAACTTGTTTTATCATTTATTTTATCGGTGGCTACTTTTTATATAGCTCGCTATATGCTGCTATCGGTGCTGCCGTCGACAGTGAAACGGATTCGCAGCAGTTCCTGTTACCGATCATTATGCCAATGATGTTAGGCGTATATGTTGGTTTCTTTACCGTAATGAACGATCCGCATGGAACCGTAGCAACCGTGTTTTCGTTTATACCGTTAACCTCGCCAATCGTGATGCTAATGCGTATTCCGTTTGATGTGCCATGGTGGCAATTGGTCATTTCGATTACGCTATTATTCGGAACGTTCCTGTTGGTGGTATGGTTTGCCTCCAAAATTTATAGAGTGGGAATTCTGATGTACGGTAAAAAACCAACCTGGAAAGAATTATACAAATGGCTTAAATATTAG
- a CDS encoding mechanosensitive ion channel domain-containing protein — MLEHVKNILGFRLIDTKSIDFSVFDLLVLIFAFMFTGIILRIIFRIIIKKIPEQDKNKFVGVFQFFKYIAYIFVVMFTLHASGVNMNVFLTASAALFVGIGLALQTFFQDIISGILMILDQSLHVGDVIEVDGKVGKVTEIRLRTTRAVTRNDRVMIIPNHQFMSETLFNWTQNNSTNREQVTVGVAYGSDVQLVKKLLEDCVRETEGVVVDEGITVLFQDFGDSSLDFAVSFSVSDGMKSPKIQSEIRFKIDAVFRQHNISIPFPQREITILNR, encoded by the coding sequence ATGCTGGAACATGTAAAGAATATATTGGGATTTCGGCTGATCGACACCAAAAGCATCGATTTTTCGGTGTTCGATCTGCTCGTCCTGATCTTTGCTTTTATGTTCACCGGGATTATACTGCGGATTATCTTCCGGATTATAATCAAAAAAATACCCGAACAGGATAAAAATAAATTTGTAGGCGTATTTCAGTTTTTTAAGTATATCGCCTACATATTTGTGGTGATGTTCACGCTGCATGCTTCCGGTGTCAATATGAACGTTTTCTTAACGGCTTCGGCAGCGTTGTTTGTTGGAATCGGACTGGCGTTACAAACCTTTTTTCAGGATATTATTTCCGGAATTTTGATGATATTGGATCAGTCGTTACATGTGGGCGATGTTATCGAAGTGGATGGAAAAGTCGGAAAAGTAACCGAAATCCGTTTGCGTACCACCCGGGCTGTAACCCGTAACGACAGGGTTATGATTATTCCGAACCATCAGTTTATGAGTGAAACGCTTTTTAACTGGACACAAAATAACAGTACGAACCGCGAACAGGTAACTGTTGGTGTAGCCTATGGCAGCGATGTGCAACTGGTTAAAAAATTACTGGAAGACTGTGTTCGGGAAACGGAAGGGGTAGTGGTTGATGAAGGAATTACCGTCCTTTTTCAGGATTTTGGCGATTCGTCTCTGGATTTTGCCGTGAGTTTTTCGGTTAGCGATGGCATGAAAAGTCCTAAGATCCAAAGTGAAATCCGATTTAAAATTGATGCTGTTTTCCGACAACATAATATTAGCATACCATTCCCGCAACGGGAAATTACAATCCTGAACCGCTAA
- a CDS encoding sigma-54 dependent transcriptional regulator gives MPKILIIEDEAAIRRVLSKILSEENDTYKVEEAEDGLQGLEKIKNEDYDLVLCDIKMPKMDGEEVLEAVKKIKPEIPMVMISGHGDLETAVNTMRLGAFDYISKPPDLNRLLNTVRNALDRKKLVIENKILKKKVSKNYEMVGNSDAINQIKDMIDKVAPTEARVLITGPNGTGKELVAHQLHEKSERSTAPLIEVNCAAIPSELIESELFGHVKGAFTSAVKDRAGKFEAADKGTIFLDEIGDMSLSAQAKVLRALQENMITRVGADKDIKVDVRVVAATNKDLKKEIEEGRFREDLYHRLAVILIKVPALNDRREDIPLLVTHFAEKIASEQGSTCKKFSAQAIKLLQEYDWTGNIRELRNVIERLIILGGAEISENDVKMFASK, from the coding sequence ATGCCCAAAATACTAATCATAGAAGACGAAGCAGCCATCAGAAGAGTCTTGTCCAAAATACTTTCAGAAGAAAACGATACTTACAAAGTAGAAGAAGCGGAAGATGGATTACAGGGATTGGAAAAAATCAAAAATGAAGATTACGATCTGGTACTGTGCGATATTAAAATGCCGAAAATGGATGGAGAAGAAGTACTGGAAGCCGTAAAAAAAATAAAACCCGAAATCCCAATGGTGATGATCTCCGGTCATGGCGATTTGGAAACGGCTGTAAATACCATGCGTTTGGGCGCTTTCGATTATATCTCCAAACCACCCGATTTAAACCGTTTATTAAATACGGTTCGCAATGCTTTGGATCGTAAAAAACTCGTGATCGAAAATAAAATACTGAAGAAAAAAGTCAGTAAAAATTATGAAATGGTCGGAAATAGCGATGCAATCAATCAGATTAAAGACATGATCGATAAAGTTGCGCCTACTGAAGCCAGAGTATTGATCACCGGACCAAACGGAACCGGTAAGGAACTTGTGGCGCATCAGTTACACGAAAAAAGCGAGCGTTCAACTGCACCGCTAATCGAAGTGAACTGTGCCGCCATTCCGTCGGAATTGATCGAAAGTGAATTGTTTGGTCATGTTAAAGGCGCTTTTACATCGGCGGTTAAAGATCGCGCCGGAAAGTTTGAAGCAGCCGATAAAGGAACAATCTTCCTGGATGAGATCGGAGATATGAGTTTGTCGGCTCAGGCTAAAGTATTACGGGCGTTACAGGAAAATATGATCACAAGAGTTGGCGCGGATAAAGATATCAAAGTGGATGTACGTGTTGTAGCCGCCACCAATAAAGATCTGAAAAAGGAAATTGAAGAAGGACGTTTCCGTGAAGATTTATACCATCGTTTGGCGGTTATTTTGATCAAGGTACCGGCATTAAACGATCGACGTGAAGATATTCCGTTATTGGTGACACATTTCGCCGAAAAAATAGCTTCCGAACAGGGAAGTACCTGTAAAAAGTTTTCGGCTCAGGCGATTAAACTATTACAGGAATACGATTGGACCGGGAATATCCGGGAACTTCGAAATGTAATCGAACGATTGATCATATTGGGAGGCGCTGAGATTTCTGAAAATGACGTAAAAATGTTTGCAAGTAAATAA
- a CDS encoding DEAD/DEAH box helicase, producing MKLKKIDEKLAQALVENGITEPNEIQKECFGTLKSGADAVVIMPDNGGKSTTIVYTVIQKLEKAEGESTRAMVIVKDKEEVLKMVDLFRKLGNYHNLRVFGAHDKGDIDYDKNQISLGVDILVGTPHKINAMFSSAGFNINTVKLFIVDDADEIFRLRQDAIILRLSNSIEKTQRVFFAHALTERVEALADKTMIEPYLFGLEEYGEEAEDENLYI from the coding sequence ATGAAATTAAAAAAAATAGACGAAAAACTGGCGCAGGCTTTGGTGGAAAACGGTATTACCGAGCCTAACGAAATCCAGAAGGAGTGTTTCGGAACGTTGAAAAGTGGTGCCGATGCAGTGGTGATCATGCCGGATAATGGTGGGAAATCCACAACAATTGTATATACCGTAATTCAGAAACTGGAAAAAGCAGAAGGCGAATCCACACGGGCGATGGTTATCGTGAAAGACAAAGAAGAAGTGTTGAAAATGGTCGATTTGTTCCGTAAACTCGGAAATTACCATAACCTTCGTGTTTTTGGAGCGCACGACAAAGGGGATATCGATTACGATAAAAACCAGATTTCATTGGGCGTGGATATTTTGGTTGGGACACCCCATAAAATAAACGCAATGTTTTCTTCGGCCGGATTTAACATTAACACGGTAAAGTTATTTATCGTGGATGATGCCGACGAAATATTCCGTTTGCGTCAGGATGCGATAATTTTGCGATTGTCGAATAGTATCGAAAAAACGCAACGGGTGTTTTTTGCACATGCCTTGACGGAACGTGTCGAAGCATTGGCCGACAAGACCATGATCGAACCGTATTTATTCGGGTTGGAGGAATACGGAGAAGAAGCCGAAGACGAAAATCTATATATCTAA
- a CDS encoding ABC-F family ATP-binding cassette domain-containing protein: MITVNDISVQFGGTTLFSDVTFAINENDKIALMGKNGAGKSTLLKIIAGVNKPSTGAISAPKEAVIAYLPQHLLTKDDATVFEETSKAFAAIFAMKTEIDDLNEQLTVRTDYESDEYMKLIERVSEVSEKFYSIEEVNYEAEVEKVLKGLGFVREDFNRPTSEFSGGWRMRIELAKILLQKPDLILLDEPTNHMDIESIQWLEDFLINSAKAVMVISHDRAFVDNITNRTIEVTMGRIYDYKAKYSDYLELRKDRRIHQQKAYDEQQKMIAETQEFIDRFKGTYSKTLQVQSRVKMLEKLELVEVDEVDTSALRLKFPPSPRSGQYPVVVEELSKSYGDHVVFKNAGMVIERGQKVAFVGKNGEGKSTMIKAIMKEIDFEGKLEVGHNVKVGYFAQNQASLLDENLTVFETIDHIAVGDIRTKIKDLLGAFMFSGDNTTKKVKVLSGGEKTRLAMIKLLLEPVNVLILDEPTNHLDMKTKDIIKDALKDFDGTLILVSHDRDFLDGLATKVFEFGNKRVREHFEDIKGFLEFKKMENLREIEK, translated from the coding sequence ATGATTACAGTTAACGATATTTCGGTGCAGTTTGGAGGTACAACATTATTTAGTGATGTGACTTTCGCCATCAATGAAAATGACAAAATCGCCTTAATGGGGAAAAACGGAGCGGGTAAATCGACTTTGTTAAAGATTATTGCTGGTGTAAATAAACCGTCTACTGGAGCGATATCGGCACCAAAAGAAGCCGTGATAGCCTATTTGCCACAGCATTTGCTAACAAAGGATGACGCAACAGTTTTTGAAGAAACCTCAAAAGCATTTGCCGCGATTTTTGCAATGAAAACCGAAATCGATGACCTGAATGAGCAACTGACCGTTCGTACCGATTACGAAAGTGATGAGTATATGAAGTTGATCGAAAGGGTTTCGGAAGTAAGCGAAAAATTCTATTCGATCGAAGAGGTGAATTATGAAGCGGAAGTTGAAAAAGTATTAAAAGGATTGGGGTTTGTTCGCGAGGATTTTAACCGTCCGACATCCGAATTTAGTGGTGGATGGCGTATGCGAATCGAACTGGCTAAAATATTATTACAAAAACCGGATTTAATTCTGTTGGATGAGCCAACCAACCACATGGATATCGAAAGTATTCAATGGTTGGAAGATTTCTTGATCAATTCGGCTAAAGCGGTAATGGTTATTTCCCACGACCGTGCTTTTGTCGACAATATCACCAATCGTACAATCGAAGTAACGATGGGACGTATTTACGATTATAAAGCCAAATATTCTGATTATCTGGAGTTGCGTAAAGACCGACGAATTCACCAGCAAAAGGCTTACGATGAGCAACAAAAAATGATTGCCGAAACGCAGGAATTTATCGATCGTTTTAAAGGGACCTATTCCAAAACCTTACAGGTACAGTCGCGGGTAAAAATGCTTGAAAAACTGGAACTGGTTGAAGTGGATGAAGTGGATACTTCGGCATTACGCCTGAAATTCCCACCGTCGCCACGTTCGGGGCAATATCCGGTTGTAGTGGAAGAACTTTCAAAATCGTATGGTGATCATGTGGTGTTTAAAAATGCCGGTATGGTGATCGAACGCGGACAGAAAGTAGCCTTTGTAGGAAAGAACGGAGAAGGAAAATCGACGATGATCAAAGCTATTATGAAGGAGATCGATTTCGAAGGAAAACTGGAAGTGGGACACAATGTGAAAGTGGGGTATTTCGCTCAGAATCAGGCGTCGTTATTAGATGAGAATCTAACGGTTTTTGAAACAATCGATCATATCGCGGTAGGAGATATCCGTACCAAAATCAAAGATTTATTAGGGGCTTTTATGTTTAGCGGTGATAATACCACGAAAAAAGTAAAAGTATTATCCGGAGGTGAAAAAACACGTTTGGCGATGATCAAGTTATTATTGGAGCCGGTTAACGTATTGATTCTGGATGAGCCAACAAACCACCTGGATATGAAAACCAAAGATATCATCAAGGATGCCTTAAAAGATTTCGACGGAACCTTGATTCTGGTGTCCCACGACAGGGACTTTTTGGACGGATTGGCAACCAAAGTATTTGAGTTTGGAAACAAACGTGTACGGGAGCATTTCGAAGATATCAAAGGATTCCTGGAATTTAAGAAAATGGAAAACCTTAGGGAAATTGAAAAATAA
- a CDS encoding ABC transporter permease yields the protein MENFGSLIKREFRFFWQNKVLRLLFIGAPLLYGILLGYVYGKGKVTDLPIVVVDEDRSEMSAKAIQMFQDNEVLNIAATLYDQKNLSQIAIDKEATCVVLIPKGFEKMVLTKKYPEIVTIVNTSNVLTANYASTALQVCLGTLKAGVQIETLRKQGTPESLVMTQYEPFRTTFIKKYNRSTNYMYFLWPGVLATVLQQVLLLGLALSFASEYENGTFKELVQKCPSLVKLITIKIVPYLIMSFGLWILYWLFTLWFRIPFFDNLGPLTFVAGIFVIAVCFIGILVSILIPNQLKATEILMVIATPSFILSGFTWPLSQMPFWVQCVADVIPLTHFLKAFRILIIENGDLSQTVSAIRNMVLIAVICGIASYVALYFKRKAVLSG from the coding sequence ATGGAAAATTTCGGATCACTGATAAAAAGAGAATTTCGCTTTTTCTGGCAGAACAAAGTCCTCCGTTTATTATTTATCGGAGCACCATTGCTCTATGGTATCTTGCTGGGTTATGTATACGGCAAAGGAAAAGTAACCGATTTACCCATCGTGGTTGTAGACGAAGATCGCAGTGAAATGAGCGCCAAGGCGATACAGATGTTTCAGGATAACGAAGTACTGAACATCGCCGCGACCTTATATGATCAGAAGAATTTATCCCAAATTGCGATCGACAAGGAAGCCACCTGTGTGGTATTAATCCCCAAAGGTTTTGAAAAAATGGTACTGACCAAAAAGTATCCTGAAATCGTCACGATAGTCAATACTTCCAACGTACTTACGGCCAATTATGCCTCAACCGCTTTACAGGTTTGCCTCGGCACCCTGAAAGCCGGTGTACAAATTGAAACATTACGCAAACAAGGGACTCCGGAAAGCCTCGTGATGACGCAATACGAGCCATTCCGCACCACGTTTATCAAAAAATACAACCGCAGTACCAACTATATGTATTTCTTATGGCCAGGTGTTTTGGCTACGGTTTTACAACAGGTATTATTGTTGGGACTCGCCTTATCGTTTGCATCGGAATATGAAAACGGAACGTTTAAAGAATTGGTACAAAAATGTCCGTCTTTAGTAAAACTGATCACGATAAAAATTGTTCCGTATCTGATTATGAGTTTTGGTTTATGGATTTTATACTGGTTGTTTACCCTATGGTTCCGTATTCCGTTTTTCGATAATTTAGGACCACTTACTTTTGTAGCCGGTATTTTTGTGATCGCGGTTTGCTTTATCGGTATTTTGGTCAGTATCCTGATTCCGAACCAGCTTAAAGCCACCGAAATCCTAATGGTCATTGCCACACCAAGCTTTATTTTGAGTGGCTTTACATGGCCGCTAAGTCAGATGCCATTTTGGGTACAATGTGTCGCCGATGTCATTCCGCTTACGCATTTCTTAAAAGCGTTTCGTATTCTGATTATCGAGAATGGTGATTTATCCCAAACGGTAAGTGCGATCCGGAATATGGTTCTAATTGCCGTGATTTGCGGAATTGCTTCCTATGTAGCACTGTATTTTAAACGCAAAGCCGTACTTTCGGGATGA
- a CDS encoding HlyD family secretion protein, with translation MKHTLTLLASVSLLIGCNKPENDKKIQGKVEKEQIAVVSKVPGKLVKIFVKEGDLVHKGDTLAILDIPEVDAKKSQAEGAVISAKAQYNMAVKGATDNQIKQLEAKQKALKEQYDFAQKSIRRLSNMLKDSLVSQQTYDEAFAKYQGAQSQYIAVQAELDDAKKGARIEQQTMALGQQDRALGALKEVETADKERYVIAPQDMSIETITLSVGELALPGYTLFNGYVDNSLYFRFTLPESQLDKVKKGQELSVYVPYKKQDFKGKVTTIKQLGAYGNIATAYPDYEMQESLFEIKITPIDTNASKDLITKTTVTLAL, from the coding sequence ATGAAACATACACTTACGCTACTAGCCTCAGTTTCCTTACTTATTGGATGTAATAAGCCCGAAAACGACAAAAAGATACAAGGGAAGGTCGAAAAAGAACAGATTGCCGTTGTGAGCAAAGTTCCGGGTAAGCTTGTCAAAATATTTGTCAAAGAAGGCGACCTGGTTCATAAAGGCGATACGTTGGCCATACTGGATATCCCGGAAGTTGACGCTAAAAAAAGTCAGGCCGAAGGTGCCGTTATTTCGGCTAAAGCGCAATACAATATGGCCGTTAAAGGCGCGACAGATAACCAGATCAAACAATTGGAAGCTAAGCAAAAAGCCCTGAAAGAACAATATGATTTTGCCCAAAAATCCATTCGTAGATTGAGCAATATGCTAAAAGACTCACTGGTTTCCCAACAAACCTATGACGAAGCTTTTGCCAAATACCAGGGCGCACAATCCCAATATATAGCCGTACAAGCCGAACTGGACGATGCCAAAAAAGGGGCACGAATCGAACAACAAACCATGGCTCTAGGACAACAGGATCGTGCTTTGGGTGCACTCAAAGAAGTAGAAACCGCCGATAAAGAGCGGTATGTCATCGCACCACAGGATATGAGTATCGAGACAATCACATTGAGTGTAGGTGAATTGGCATTACCCGGTTATACCTTGTTTAACGGTTATGTTGACAATTCGTTGTATTTCCGATTTACACTACCGGAAAGCCAATTGGATAAAGTCAAAAAAGGACAGGAATTATCCGTTTATGTACCGTATAAAAAGCAGGATTTTAAAGGCAAAGTGACCACGATCAAACAATTGGGAGCCTACGGAAACATTGCAACCGCCTACCCGGATTATGAAATGCAGGAAAGTTTGTTTGAGATCAAAATCACGCCTATCGACACCAATGCATCCAAAGACCTGATTACCAAAACCACCGTCACTTTAGCACTATAA
- a CDS encoding TolC family protein, whose product MKKHVLLSLISLFCLAEGYSQIAVSASLDDAIQKALAKSSSVKNKELEIEKLNLQKKSIWNKYIPTVEATAMYLYFDNRMTIDLPTVTVANYPLLDGKTSFDNYGNIFHGGVMAKTVLFSGLQIPNGAKAIEQKAIGTAYLTESEKDGIVKDVINTFDQLALLDEVERLINDSEKRLNAETLRVTKAIEQGLAIPYDRDKIKLATLELSSKRIEMEGKRKVVLKKISYLTGYSNEEIKNVQYQLAPYLISQNLTADNKQEIKALESFKSAYEYALKKEKGTFLPTLGAFGGVTYSSLFDANATTPPLPIFGQPLNLGLNELTISQNWIIGAALKWEIFSGFERKHKVHEAKINIEQVQNQIDDTKEKLQLLLENNYANYTVLNQKTEIADQQEKVARNNLNLAIKQYKEGLINISERLEAENDMYKASLNKVSTLIEQRLSAIETVIATGELTNYLSK is encoded by the coding sequence ATGAAAAAACACGTACTACTCTCTTTGATTTCACTCTTTTGTCTGGCGGAAGGCTATTCGCAGATAGCGGTTTCGGCTTCACTGGACGATGCGATACAAAAAGCATTGGCAAAGAGCAGTTCGGTAAAAAACAAAGAACTGGAAATCGAAAAACTAAATCTGCAAAAAAAGAGTATCTGGAATAAATACATCCCAACGGTAGAAGCTACGGCGATGTATCTATATTTCGACAACCGGATGACCATCGATTTACCTACGGTTACGGTTGCCAATTATCCGTTATTGGATGGTAAGACTTCCTTTGACAACTACGGAAATATTTTTCATGGCGGTGTTATGGCCAAAACAGTACTCTTTAGTGGACTTCAGATTCCAAACGGTGCGAAAGCGATCGAACAAAAAGCGATCGGAACCGCCTACTTAACGGAATCGGAAAAAGACGGTATCGTAAAAGACGTGATTAACACTTTTGATCAGCTGGCACTTCTGGACGAAGTCGAACGCCTGATCAACGACAGCGAGAAACGTTTAAATGCTGAGACTTTACGCGTAACAAAAGCTATTGAACAAGGATTGGCTATCCCGTATGATCGGGATAAAATAAAACTGGCCACACTGGAACTTTCGTCCAAAAGAATCGAAATGGAAGGAAAACGCAAAGTCGTACTCAAAAAAATAAGTTACCTGACCGGTTATTCAAATGAAGAAATCAAAAACGTACAGTACCAACTGGCTCCGTATTTGATCAGTCAAAATCTGACAGCTGACAACAAGCAGGAAATCAAAGCACTCGAATCGTTTAAATCGGCATATGAATATGCCCTGAAAAAAGAAAAAGGAACCTTCCTACCGACTTTAGGCGCATTTGGAGGCGTTACCTATTCCAGTTTATTTGATGCGAATGCGACCACACCGCCGCTTCCGATATTCGGTCAACCGCTAAATTTAGGCTTGAACGAACTTACCATTAGTCAGAACTGGATTATTGGTGCGGCTTTAAAATGGGAAATTTTTAGTGGTTTCGAACGAAAACACAAGGTTCACGAAGCGAAAATCAACATCGAACAGGTTCAAAATCAAATTGACGATACCAAAGAAAAGTTACAATTGTTATTGGAAAACAATTATGCCAATTATACCGTTTTGAATCAGAAAACGGAAATCGCCGATCAACAGGAAAAAGTAGCCCGAAACAACCTGAATCTGGCTATCAAACAATACAAAGAAGGGCTTATCAATATTTCCGAACGTCTGGAAGCCGAAAACGATATGTATAAAGCTTCATTAAATAAAGTCAGTACTTTAATCGAACAACGTCTGTCGGCCATCGAAACCGTGATCGCAACCGGCGAACTTACCAATTATTTATCCAAATAA
- a CDS encoding MarR family transcriptional regulator, whose translation METIFTTENLYNLLSGRIPSAFNRALLNQFKANGINLTKEQWSILAVLWKKDGCSQQVLADETYRDKPSITRLIDHLEKEGLAERRPDKKDRRLNLIYLTEQGRSLEEGAMQVVDQTVSTAVRDIDPEVIQLVRDTFIRIYNNLETKK comes from the coding sequence ATGGAAACCATTTTTACTACGGAGAATTTATATAACTTACTATCGGGTCGCATTCCGTCGGCCTTCAATCGTGCTTTATTAAACCAGTTTAAAGCCAATGGCATCAACTTAACCAAAGAACAATGGTCAATTTTGGCCGTTTTATGGAAAAAAGACGGTTGTTCCCAACAAGTGCTGGCCGATGAAACCTATCGCGACAAACCCAGTATCACCCGTTTAATCGATCATTTGGAAAAAGAAGGCTTAGCCGAACGCCGTCCGGACAAAAAAGACCGCCGTCTGAACCTGATTTACCTAACCGAACAAGGTCGGTCGCTGGAAGAAGGCGCGATGCAAGTAGTCGATCAGACTGTTTCTACTGCCGTACGCGATATCGATCCGGAAGTTATTCAATTGGTAAGAGATACTTTTATTCGGATTTATAATAACCTGGAAACAAAAAAATAA